From the Misgurnus anguillicaudatus chromosome 17, ASM2758022v2, whole genome shotgun sequence genome, one window contains:
- the LOC129440856 gene encoding uncharacterized protein gives MFIFVLKQVIEVTDRMLFKVQYQHHKKYIKHNGSAYDDLIKDVKQKFGISPDHNIYLADETGTEVDEDVFADIIEQKPDTLWTIVDAVAITDPPANITSPSANETETLSLHSVASSSDTQPSDSDGPFLSPKRARSVDHSQEAKELVKSVLEKKPAGEKIFQEYRKTGKITDSTRRILVNALVGDMIDKHGCIPPKEVRVKYAVGIVTLFPSLKDPYSRQGYEHFYDAEGNSGYIAWRLKTVQRNNRCSRTTTSEATCERRGPGTQRAFFTSEMQLEGDRCQEAISFLKHCLDPEQVAAKMKSTFQYRQKMIHDPEKSSSVISLFPRFLDTKGLVLQDFELLFGVETASKLLEKWDSCLKQKVIQEAKALTQSLHLSCLIQSAELQCNTSHGATDWDSEMSSLLLLVYLLPPPSSGNKKVVKISVREAVDRVVKFHKVCLLLMLCKSVDMQCVVIRR, from the exons atgtttatttttgttttaaagcaagTAATCGAAGTGACCGACAGAATGCTGTTTAAAGTGCAGTACCAACATCATAAAAAGTACATAAAGCATAATGGATCAGCATATGATGACTTGATTAAGGATG TCAAGCAAAAATTTGGGATCTCTCCAGATCATAACATCTATTTAGCCGACGAGACTGGAACAGAAGTAGATGAAGATGTTTTTGCAGACATTATTGAGCAAAAGCCTGACACTCTTTGGACGATAGTTGATGCTGTGGCTATTACAG ATCCTCCTGCCAACATAACCTCTCCATCTGCAAACGAGACTGAAACGCTGTCACTTCATTCAGTTGCATCTTCATCAGACACACAGCCATCAGACAGCGACGGTCCTTTCCTCTCACCTAAAAGAGCTCGTTCTGTTGACCATTCACAAGAAGCTAAGGAG CTTGTGAAaagtgttttagaaaaaaagCCTGCAGGAGAGAAGATATTTCAGGAATACAGAAAAACAGGGAAAATCACAGATTCCACAAgacgaattcttgttaatgcaCTGGTTGGAGACATGATTGATAAACATGG GTGTATTCCACCTAAGGAGGTCAGGGTTAAATATGCAGTTGGGATTGTGACACTGTTCCCCTCCCTCAAGGATCCTTATTCTAGACAAGGCTat GAACACTTCTACGATGCAGAAGGTAATTCAGGGTACATAGCCTGGAGACTTAAAACGGTTCAACGTAACAACCGCTGCAGCAGGACCACTACTTCAGAGGCCACTTGTGAAAGAAGGGGACCTGGAACTCAAAGAGCATTTTTTACATCAGAAATGCAGCTGGAGGGAGATCGTTGTCAAGAAGCTATTTCATTTCTGAAACACTGTTTGGATCCAGAGCAAGTGGCTGCAAAGATGAAATCTACCTTTCAGTATCGCCAGAAAATGATCCATGATCCTGAAAAGTCATCCTCTGTTATTTCTTTATTTCCGAGGTTTCTTGACACAAAAGGACTG GTGCTGCAAGACTTTGAGTTATTGTTTGGAGTGGAGACTGCATCTAAGCTTCTGGAGAAGTGGGACTCTTGTCTGAAACAAAAAGTAATTCAAGAAGCCAAAGCCCTGACCCAGTCACTGCATCTGAGTTGTCTGATTCAGTCGGCAGAACTGCAATGCAACACCAGTCATGGAGCTACAG ATTGGGACAGTGAGATGTCGTCCCTCTTATTGCTGGTGTATCTCCTACCACCACCTTCTAGTGGAAATAAGAAGGTTGTCAAGATCAGTGTGCGTGAAGCTGTAGACCGTGTAGTAAAATTTCATAAGGTATGCTTACTTTTAATGTTATGCAAGAGTGTTGATATGCAATGTGTGGTGATACGTAGGTAA